The proteins below come from a single Corynebacterium glyciniphilum AJ 3170 genomic window:
- a CDS encoding iron-siderophore ABC transporter substrate-binding protein has protein sequence MRTTVGAGRDGGASGGTSRMRRRSMAVLGVLAVAFAATLTACSTGGDDDEAAGGAGQGSGSFPVTMEHVYGETEIREKPERIVTIGWITHDIVAALGTAPVGVDETWGGDDEGFSPWFRDQVENVIGGDMPELTDSDDGSINIEKIAATEPDLILAPHSGVTDVDYGRLSDIAPTVAYRESPWQSGSWQELTETVATALGEQERGRELIEETETAMEREAAKHPNLDGASFVYGLTFEGGSQELGLYVAGDPRVAFLREFGLVDAPGLAGSMDLEDEDSFFGTVSLENIGRVETDLFVGWSSSREQTSDTLETPAISRWEPVEEGNYYILEDETLASATNGPSPLSIRWALDEGFLEDLSEAVDGGAVVRSAR, from the coding sequence ATGAGGACGACTGTCGGGGCAGGTCGGGACGGGGGCGCATCCGGTGGCACATCGCGGATGCGACGGAGGTCAATGGCTGTACTCGGGGTACTCGCGGTGGCGTTTGCGGCCACGCTGACCGCGTGTTCCACCGGTGGTGATGATGACGAGGCTGCGGGCGGCGCGGGACAGGGGTCAGGTAGCTTCCCGGTGACCATGGAGCATGTCTACGGGGAGACCGAGATCCGGGAGAAGCCGGAACGGATCGTCACGATCGGGTGGATCACCCACGACATCGTCGCGGCTCTTGGAACGGCCCCGGTCGGTGTGGACGAGACCTGGGGTGGAGACGACGAGGGATTCAGTCCCTGGTTCCGTGACCAGGTGGAGAATGTCATCGGTGGTGATATGCCGGAGCTCACCGACAGTGACGACGGAAGTATCAACATCGAGAAAATCGCAGCCACAGAACCCGACCTTATTCTCGCGCCGCATTCGGGTGTGACGGACGTGGACTACGGACGGCTCAGCGACATTGCCCCGACCGTCGCCTACCGTGAGAGTCCGTGGCAGTCGGGCAGCTGGCAGGAGCTCACGGAGACCGTGGCCACTGCGCTCGGTGAGCAGGAGCGGGGCCGGGAGCTCATCGAGGAGACCGAGACCGCGATGGAGAGGGAGGCAGCGAAACATCCGAACCTCGACGGTGCGTCCTTTGTTTACGGGCTGACTTTCGAAGGGGGTTCCCAGGAACTCGGGCTGTATGTTGCCGGGGATCCCCGCGTCGCATTCCTGCGGGAGTTCGGCCTGGTCGACGCGCCGGGGCTCGCGGGCTCGATGGACCTCGAGGACGAGGACTCCTTCTTCGGTACCGTCAGCCTGGAGAACATCGGCAGGGTGGAGACCGACCTCTTCGTCGGCTGGTCGAGTAGCCGGGAACAGACGAGCGACACGCTGGAAACCCCGGCGATCTCCCGGTGGGAGCCGGTCGAGGAGGGTAACTACTACATTCTCGAGGACGAGACACTGGCGTCGGCGACGAACGGCCCCAGTCCGCTCAGTATCCGGTGGGCGCTGGACGAGGGGTTCCTGGAGGATCTCTCCGAGGCGGTGGACGGCGGTGCGGTGGTGCGTTCCGCCAGATAG
- a CDS encoding helix-turn-helix domain-containing protein — protein MTTTTGVGTGVAADLIPGDFLLTMRELRYPAPLEPDVCTGQPHAHALHVVFWPMRGSSFVDVAGQRHHLTLGQGVFVPAGTVHVVDPDPATSLTAVYIRTDAWGGDCDRVWGVTVNAAARELLVFMAYHGMPSDRRFRAQRLCLDLLAEPSLPSLELPLPGDGLIQPVARRILEHPEDSRSLEDWAWVLNTSGRTIARAFRADTGMTFSEWRTVARMSVAVRLLADGVAVGTVSRKVGYTSASAFSTALKRVTGRGPLQFRAVR, from the coding sequence GTGACCACCACGACCGGTGTCGGCACAGGGGTGGCTGCCGACCTGATCCCCGGTGACTTTCTGCTTACCATGCGTGAACTGCGCTATCCCGCCCCGTTGGAGCCGGACGTCTGTACCGGGCAGCCGCACGCGCATGCGCTGCACGTGGTGTTCTGGCCGATGCGCGGAAGCTCCTTCGTGGACGTGGCCGGTCAGCGACACCACCTCACTCTCGGGCAGGGGGTCTTTGTGCCGGCGGGTACCGTCCACGTCGTGGATCCGGACCCGGCGACGTCCCTGACGGCCGTGTATATCCGCACCGACGCGTGGGGCGGCGACTGCGACCGGGTGTGGGGCGTGACGGTCAATGCGGCGGCACGTGAGCTACTGGTGTTCATGGCGTACCACGGGATGCCCAGTGACCGGCGGTTCCGTGCGCAACGCCTGTGTCTCGACCTGCTGGCGGAGCCGTCGCTGCCGTCCCTTGAGCTGCCTCTGCCCGGTGACGGCCTGATCCAGCCTGTGGCACGTCGGATCCTCGAGCATCCTGAGGACAGTCGGTCGCTCGAGGACTGGGCCTGGGTCCTGAACACCAGTGGACGCACCATTGCGCGGGCATTCCGTGCGGACACGGGGATGACCTTCAGCGAATGGCGAACGGTGGCGAGGATGTCCGTGGCGGTGCGGCTCCTGGCGGACGGGGTGGCGGTAGGCACCGTGTCGCGGAAGGTGGGCTACACCTCGGCGAGTGCGTTCAGCACGGCCCTGAAGAGGGTCACAGGGCGGGGGCCGTTGCAGTTCAGGGCCGTCCGGTGA
- a CDS encoding siderophore-interacting protein has translation MNAGGKSVEPRIHRAEVTAVTRVGKAMVRISLGGPDMADYPTTGVGDEWVRVFFPDAPRDAVRLPVLEGRGWVYGDGVEPSEMRTYTIRDWRPGEVDIDFVVHGNGVATTWATSVDVGGEVGLTEPVEVYRRPDGATRQFLFCDEPGLPAALRICETAPAGMASTLVCEVRDEGYEISPTCGDVDCVWLSGTGNGVAPSGLPEVLSGMEVPQDAAVWVATETRTSRTLRRQLREEKGFARAGATTMGYWVHDKEEWIAAYDALGEEFRDKVRSLYDSGRDDDEVVDLVDALYEKNGL, from the coding sequence GTGAATGCAGGTGGGAAGTCCGTCGAGCCCCGTATCCATCGGGCGGAGGTCACCGCGGTAACCCGGGTGGGCAAGGCCATGGTGCGGATTAGTCTTGGCGGACCGGACATGGCCGACTATCCCACCACGGGTGTCGGCGACGAATGGGTCAGGGTCTTCTTTCCTGACGCTCCCCGCGATGCCGTCCGCCTTCCCGTGTTGGAGGGGCGGGGCTGGGTCTACGGGGATGGAGTGGAGCCTTCGGAGATGCGGACCTACACCATCCGTGACTGGCGCCCCGGCGAGGTGGACATTGATTTCGTCGTTCACGGCAACGGCGTCGCGACCACCTGGGCGACCTCCGTCGACGTGGGTGGTGAGGTCGGGCTGACCGAGCCGGTGGAGGTCTACCGGCGCCCAGACGGTGCCACCCGTCAGTTCCTCTTCTGTGATGAGCCGGGGCTGCCCGCCGCGCTGCGCATCTGCGAGACTGCCCCGGCGGGAATGGCATCCACCCTGGTCTGTGAGGTCAGGGACGAGGGCTACGAGATCTCCCCGACGTGCGGGGACGTTGACTGCGTCTGGTTGTCGGGCACCGGTAACGGCGTCGCCCCCAGTGGGCTGCCGGAGGTGTTGTCCGGAATGGAGGTTCCGCAAGACGCGGCGGTGTGGGTGGCGACCGAGACCAGAACGTCCCGCACGCTGCGGCGACAGCTCCGGGAGGAGAAGGGGTTCGCCAGGGCAGGCGCCACCACCATGGGTTACTGGGTGCATGACAAGGAGGAGTGGATCGCCGCTTACGATGCGCTGGGCGAGGAGTTCCGTGACAAGGTCCGGTCGTTGTACGACAGTGGTCGGGACGACGACGAGGTCGTCGACCTGGTCGACGCCCTCTACGAGAAGAACGGGCTGTGA
- a CDS encoding ABC transporter substrate-binding protein, with product MTLRRRFTGPLLASLCAVSLASLSACSTDDGDTGTGAGSGADTITFDYAGQQVEIPADPQRVVCIETRLCPEFAEITGLNLVATPEIPVESAEDNVVNDDLPDSVTRYSFDTTAPDAEAVADLDPDLIITTAAWFDTYDREQQERLEGIAPVLGLDGDLTSTSATAGDDAWLAPLLDQAEQLGKREDAEQSIQEYHRTVDEGAERLADYEGKTVAVVALQDDQFVLEDENLVPEVLTDLGFSLLTDSGSREADGSLKLYSKENLNILADADVILVQNPDSTIADDAIWKRLPAVVDGKTPQLLYNHRAGYSKVGANFAEYIVDQLTA from the coding sequence ATGACACTCAGAAGACGTTTCACCGGCCCACTGCTCGCCAGTCTCTGCGCCGTATCGCTGGCCAGTCTCTCCGCGTGCTCGACAGATGACGGCGACACCGGCACCGGGGCCGGCTCCGGGGCCGACACCATCACCTTCGACTACGCGGGCCAGCAGGTGGAGATCCCCGCCGACCCCCAGCGGGTCGTGTGCATCGAAACACGCCTCTGCCCGGAGTTCGCCGAGATCACGGGTCTCAACCTGGTCGCCACCCCGGAGATACCCGTAGAATCGGCGGAGGACAACGTGGTGAACGATGACCTTCCCGACTCGGTGACCAGGTACAGCTTCGACACGACCGCCCCGGATGCCGAGGCCGTGGCGGACCTGGACCCCGACCTGATCATCACGACCGCCGCCTGGTTCGACACCTACGACCGCGAGCAGCAGGAACGCCTGGAAGGCATCGCACCGGTGCTGGGACTCGACGGTGACCTGACGTCAACCTCCGCCACCGCCGGTGATGACGCCTGGTTGGCACCGCTGCTGGACCAGGCGGAGCAACTGGGGAAGAGAGAGGATGCTGAGCAGAGTATCCAGGAGTACCACCGGACCGTCGACGAAGGCGCCGAACGCCTCGCGGACTACGAGGGGAAAACCGTTGCCGTCGTCGCACTGCAGGACGACCAGTTCGTACTCGAGGACGAGAACCTCGTCCCGGAGGTCCTCACCGACCTCGGCTTCTCACTCCTCACCGACAGCGGGTCCCGTGAGGCCGACGGGTCCCTGAAGCTGTACAGCAAGGAAAACCTCAACATCCTCGCCGATGCCGACGTCATCCTGGTGCAGAATCCGGACTCCACCATCGCCGACGACGCGATCTGGAAGCGGTTGCCGGCGGTGGTGGACGGCAAGACCCCGCAACTCCTGTACAACCACCGCGCGGGGTACTCCAAGGTCGGGGCGAACTTCGCCGAGTACATCGTCGACCAGCTCACCGCGTAG
- a CDS encoding ABC transporter substrate-binding protein, translating to MSTTSFIPPRRRLAEFLVGVAALLTALVLSAVLVGCSSSDGGDGADVTGSSGERVFAEAEDGAFPVTIGHAYGETTIEKPAERLVVVGWAGADLAVQLGTVPVAQGPAGGEGDSAEFHPWFREAVEELGAPLPATEPSLERGEVDTEFVATQEPDLILAISSGITAEEYQRLSDIAPTVAFPDEPWGTSAEDHLTMVGQALGRPSEAEAVTRDLDDHFAETVEAHPELSGVSFFYGFLPDDGQVVIFSEADPRVKTLEKLGMVPSPDLDPLAREADGVSSFNVAVERLISTDADTYVTTTSQEEWDAALATDRSFAAWGPVGSGNATVISDSDVGLALATSTPLSLAWAVDDIAGAVSDSLD from the coding sequence ATGTCGACCACATCATTCATTCCGCCCCGCCGGCGCCTGGCCGAGTTCCTCGTCGGCGTGGCCGCCCTACTCACCGCCCTCGTCCTGAGTGCGGTTCTCGTGGGGTGCTCGTCGTCCGACGGCGGTGACGGCGCTGACGTCACCGGCAGCTCCGGCGAGAGGGTCTTCGCCGAGGCGGAGGACGGGGCGTTCCCGGTCACCATCGGGCACGCCTACGGCGAGACCACCATCGAGAAGCCGGCTGAGCGGCTCGTTGTCGTCGGTTGGGCGGGTGCGGACCTCGCCGTGCAGCTCGGCACGGTGCCCGTCGCACAGGGTCCCGCTGGAGGAGAAGGGGACAGCGCGGAGTTCCACCCCTGGTTCCGCGAGGCCGTCGAAGAGCTCGGCGCGCCGCTGCCCGCCACTGAACCGTCCCTGGAACGCGGCGAGGTCGACACGGAGTTCGTGGCGACCCAGGAACCTGACCTCATCCTCGCCATCAGTTCCGGAATCACGGCCGAGGAGTACCAGCGGCTCTCGGACATCGCCCCGACCGTCGCCTTCCCTGACGAGCCCTGGGGCACGTCTGCTGAAGACCACCTGACGATGGTGGGGCAGGCGTTGGGCCGTCCGTCCGAGGCGGAGGCGGTCACCAGGGACCTGGACGACCACTTCGCGGAGACCGTGGAGGCGCATCCGGAACTCTCCGGCGTGTCGTTCTTCTACGGTTTTCTCCCCGACGACGGCCAGGTGGTGATCTTCTCGGAGGCGGACCCTCGGGTGAAGACCCTGGAGAAGCTCGGTATGGTGCCGTCACCGGATCTCGATCCGTTGGCGAGGGAGGCGGACGGGGTGTCCAGCTTCAATGTCGCCGTGGAACGCCTGATCAGTACCGACGCCGACACGTACGTGACCACCACCAGTCAGGAGGAATGGGATGCCGCGCTCGCCACGGACCGTTCCTTCGCGGCATGGGGGCCGGTCGGCAGCGGGAATGCGACCGTGATCTCCGACTCGGACGTGGGACTGGCACTGGCGACGTCCACCCCGCTGAGTCTCGCTTGGGCGGTCGACGACATCGCCGGTGCGGTGTCCGACTCGCTCGACTGA
- a CDS encoding ABC transporter substrate-binding protein, which yields MKRTAAVTRRVRVPGRSILATALTGGMLIAATACGTSDDGQSGDSLHTVDSAYGEVEVPEDPQRVVAVSYDTPWQLKSLGVTPVGTQDYSDYAQGFTDEQMDFVESAEPVGTFFDLDIEAVAAADPDVIVGDVLEVDEDIYAKLSEIAPTVIVEGETRGDWKAIVGDIATAVDAEDALAETKATYEQRLAEIQDTYRDVLDEYTFASIGPMADSANFYINYPSGILGAVYEEVGMRTASSVPTGEFSKGWEEYSTENIGSLLGDADVVLVPVLADGTVDPVMQEIIDNTLFRQLKAAQEGHVVEVDGLVTDYESATAYLDVIEDTILSPLEA from the coding sequence ATGAAGAGAACCGCCGCTGTGACGCGCCGGGTGCGCGTACCGGGCAGGAGCATCCTGGCCACGGCCCTGACCGGGGGGATGTTGATTGCCGCCACGGCCTGCGGCACCTCCGACGACGGACAGAGCGGGGACAGCCTTCACACTGTCGACAGCGCCTACGGTGAGGTGGAGGTTCCCGAGGATCCGCAGCGGGTTGTCGCGGTCTCCTACGACACCCCCTGGCAATTGAAGTCGCTGGGCGTGACCCCGGTGGGGACCCAGGACTACAGCGACTACGCGCAGGGGTTCACCGACGAGCAGATGGATTTCGTGGAGTCGGCGGAGCCCGTCGGAACGTTCTTCGACCTGGACATCGAGGCCGTCGCCGCCGCTGATCCGGATGTGATCGTCGGGGACGTCCTTGAGGTTGACGAGGACATCTACGCAAAACTCTCTGAGATCGCCCCCACCGTCATCGTCGAGGGAGAGACCCGGGGTGACTGGAAGGCCATCGTCGGTGACATCGCCACCGCGGTCGACGCCGAGGACGCGCTGGCGGAGACGAAGGCGACCTACGAGCAGCGGCTCGCCGAGATACAGGACACCTACCGGGACGTGCTCGACGAGTACACCTTCGCCTCGATCGGTCCGATGGCGGACTCCGCGAACTTCTACATCAACTACCCCTCCGGGATTCTGGGAGCAGTGTACGAGGAGGTCGGGATGCGTACGGCGTCGTCTGTCCCGACCGGGGAGTTCTCCAAGGGGTGGGAGGAGTATTCCACGGAGAACATCGGCTCCCTGCTCGGTGACGCGGACGTTGTCCTGGTACCGGTGCTCGCCGACGGAACCGTGGACCCGGTCATGCAGGAGATCATCGACAACACCTTGTTCCGGCAGCTCAAGGCCGCGCAGGAGGGCCACGTGGTCGAGGTCGACGGGCTCGTCACCGACTATGAGTCCGCCACGGCGTACCTGGACGTCATCGAGGACACGATCCTGTCCCCGCTGGAGGCCTGA
- a CDS encoding ABC transporter transmembrane domain-containing protein, whose translation MRTTQIGQLPGDLSTLTTGGILRIALTRDRRAVRLALCTGGLVIHNICEAAVPILIGTTIDRAIIPGDGTGLVTWLGVLAATFLLMSLSYQRSMLGMVRVYGHGEHDLRQLTVSRVLHPRRHAPRPTGEVLSIATNDTFQVAGVSWSIVQQLATVAGLLTAAGALLVISVPLGIGVLVGAVAVLALMQRLSRPMFARGRTEQHAVAAASDVATDAMAGLRIIRGLGAQDEVSRRYRTASAHSRDTAVASAVSLRSYDAVSEIVSLVYLAALTFTAGWMTIGGTITPGDLVTVIGLAQFLKGTLAHIGTFGANWAYKRASAARLHTFLAEKFQLPAGLEHQATDREHTAPLTLTWSSPEGTVVKATPGRLVGLRVPDAAAAQHAVDRLGFRSAPCRGELTLGGEDALDIGPDRWRRIVTVPPRDSTLFTGSLRENVTFDDTSPAPAVTAATALDDVIDHLGGVEAPVGEGGHRLSGGQRQRVALARALHTTGPVLVLDEPTTSLDPVTARDVAVGLARLASAAGPGGARSIVVITSDHALLDLCDEVVEL comes from the coding sequence ATGCGGACCACCCAGATCGGCCAGCTCCCGGGGGATCTCTCAACCCTCACCACCGGAGGTATCCTGCGCATCGCGCTGACCCGCGACAGGCGCGCCGTACGCCTGGCGCTCTGCACCGGCGGACTGGTCATCCACAACATCTGCGAGGCGGCCGTCCCTATCCTCATCGGGACCACCATCGACCGGGCCATCATACCCGGCGACGGTACCGGGCTGGTCACCTGGCTCGGTGTCCTGGCGGCGACGTTTCTGCTGATGTCACTGAGCTACCAACGTTCAATGCTCGGGATGGTGCGGGTCTACGGTCACGGCGAGCACGACCTGCGCCAACTCACCGTCAGCAGGGTCCTCCATCCCCGTCGGCACGCACCCCGTCCCACCGGGGAGGTTCTCTCCATCGCCACCAACGACACCTTCCAGGTCGCCGGTGTCTCCTGGAGCATCGTGCAGCAACTGGCCACCGTCGCCGGGCTCCTCACCGCGGCCGGGGCGCTGCTGGTCATCTCCGTCCCCCTCGGCATAGGTGTCCTCGTCGGTGCCGTCGCCGTGCTGGCACTCATGCAGCGTCTCTCCCGGCCGATGTTCGCCCGCGGCCGCACCGAACAACACGCCGTCGCCGCCGCCAGCGATGTCGCGACGGACGCCATGGCAGGCCTGCGGATTATCCGGGGACTCGGGGCGCAGGACGAGGTCAGCAGACGCTACCGAACAGCCAGCGCCCACTCCCGTGACACCGCTGTCGCCTCCGCGGTTTCCCTGCGCAGTTATGACGCGGTGAGTGAGATCGTCTCCCTGGTCTATCTGGCGGCGCTCACCTTCACCGCCGGGTGGATGACCATCGGTGGCACAATCACCCCCGGTGATCTCGTGACCGTCATCGGCCTGGCGCAGTTCCTCAAGGGGACGCTGGCCCATATCGGCACTTTCGGCGCGAACTGGGCGTACAAGCGCGCCTCCGCCGCCCGGTTGCACACGTTCCTGGCCGAGAAGTTCCAGTTGCCCGCCGGCCTCGAGCACCAGGCGACAGACAGAGAACATACCGCCCCGCTCACCCTCACCTGGTCCTCACCTGAGGGGACCGTGGTGAAGGCGACCCCCGGACGGCTGGTCGGCCTCCGTGTCCCGGACGCCGCCGCGGCCCAGCATGCCGTCGACCGCCTCGGGTTCCGCTCCGCACCGTGCCGCGGGGAGCTCACGCTCGGTGGAGAGGATGCCCTCGACATCGGCCCCGACCGGTGGCGGCGTATCGTCACCGTCCCCCCACGCGACTCCACCCTGTTCACCGGATCTCTGCGGGAGAATGTCACCTTCGACGACACGTCACCGGCCCCGGCGGTCACCGCCGCCACCGCGCTCGACGACGTGATCGACCACCTCGGCGGCGTCGAGGCCCCGGTCGGCGAGGGTGGACACCGGCTTTCCGGCGGACAACGCCAGCGCGTGGCGTTGGCCCGGGCGCTCCACACCACCGGCCCTGTCCTCGTCCTCGACGAACCCACGACCTCGCTGGATCCGGTGACCGCCCGTGATGTTGCGGTAGGCCTCGCCCGCCTCGCGTCCGCAGCCGGCCCCGGCGGGGCCCGGTCCATCGTGGTCATCACCTCCGACCACGCTCTCCTCGACCTCTGCGATGAGGTGGTGGAACTGTGA
- a CDS encoding ABC transporter ATP-binding protein encodes MNTTAVRLPEASVRDTGRAVLALVRPRLRTLGAVVVLLTLGSGTALAVPALQGRVVDDVIAGAGLARVGLTVGGIILTGVVAALLILWGGRQLVTALQGTLAELREDVLDAAVNLDPGDVKSAGSSDVVSRVTGDVESVTGAVTEVLPRATQALFTLIVTALGFAVLDPWLALAALVAIPVQVLSGVVFLRRSRPLYIRQQRMDAERGQALIETVNGTATVRAHAQDEARLGLIAERSLASVEIGREATKVRNVFNGGLNTAEFLGLAAILAVGFWRVDAGMLTVGGATAGALFFQRIFAPVSILLASIDDLQRAEVGLSRLVGVLQVPRVDGPSRPVQDTDVRINGLSFRYPGADRENLENISLTIPAGRHVVLVGASGSGKSTLARLIAGTLPPDTGTALIGGVDATVATSSSGAPATVLVTQEIHRFSGTVADNLRLVAPEATDAELTTALTAVHAQWLEHLGLDHDGPLHESAVQQIALARVLLADPPVVVLDEATAYAGTGRDLNALDAAVGAVVAGRTSVIVAHRLTQARDADLVVVLDSGRIAESGTHDELVRRNGRYARLWDAWRTSTR; translated from the coding sequence GTGAACACCACCGCTGTCCGGCTCCCCGAGGCGTCCGTCCGCGACACCGGACGCGCCGTCCTCGCCCTGGTGCGTCCACGGTTGCGGACGCTCGGCGCCGTCGTCGTCCTGCTCACCCTCGGCTCCGGCACGGCGCTCGCCGTCCCCGCTCTCCAGGGACGCGTCGTCGACGACGTCATCGCTGGAGCGGGTCTCGCCCGCGTCGGTCTGACCGTCGGAGGAATCATCCTGACCGGCGTCGTGGCCGCACTGCTGATCCTCTGGGGAGGACGCCAGCTGGTGACCGCGCTCCAAGGAACGCTGGCTGAACTCCGGGAGGACGTACTCGACGCCGCCGTGAACCTCGACCCGGGGGATGTGAAGTCCGCCGGCAGTTCCGACGTCGTCTCCCGCGTCACCGGGGACGTCGAGTCCGTCACCGGTGCCGTCACCGAGGTACTCCCCCGCGCCACCCAGGCTCTGTTCACCCTGATCGTCACCGCGCTCGGGTTCGCCGTACTGGACCCGTGGCTTGCACTCGCCGCACTGGTGGCGATACCTGTCCAAGTCCTCTCCGGGGTCGTGTTCCTGCGCAGGTCACGCCCGCTGTACATCCGCCAACAGCGGATGGATGCCGAACGCGGTCAGGCGCTGATCGAGACCGTGAACGGGACCGCCACAGTCCGCGCCCATGCGCAGGATGAGGCCCGTCTGGGCCTCATCGCCGAGCGCAGTCTCGCCTCGGTGGAGATCGGGCGGGAGGCGACGAAGGTCCGCAACGTCTTCAACGGCGGACTGAACACCGCCGAATTCCTCGGCCTCGCGGCGATCCTCGCCGTAGGGTTCTGGCGGGTCGACGCAGGGATGCTGACGGTGGGTGGCGCTACCGCCGGTGCCCTGTTCTTCCAGCGGATCTTCGCGCCGGTGAGCATCCTGCTCGCCAGCATCGACGACCTTCAACGTGCCGAGGTCGGCCTGTCCCGCCTCGTCGGTGTCCTCCAGGTTCCACGTGTTGACGGACCGTCGCGCCCGGTGCAGGACACGGACGTCCGCATCAACGGCCTGTCCTTCCGCTACCCCGGTGCCGACCGGGAGAATCTCGAGAACATCTCCCTCACCATCCCCGCCGGGCGCCACGTGGTGTTGGTCGGCGCATCCGGGTCAGGGAAGTCGACCCTGGCGCGGCTCATCGCCGGCACACTGCCCCCCGACACCGGCACTGCCCTCATCGGAGGAGTTGATGCGACGGTGGCGACGTCATCCTCAGGCGCGCCCGCGACGGTTCTGGTCACCCAGGAGATCCACCGGTTCTCCGGGACCGTCGCCGACAACCTCCGACTCGTTGCGCCGGAGGCCACCGACGCCGAGCTGACCACGGCGTTGACAGCGGTGCACGCACAGTGGCTCGAGCACCTCGGTCTCGATCACGACGGGCCCCTCCACGAGTCAGCGGTCCAGCAGATAGCGCTGGCCCGGGTCCTGCTCGCCGACCCACCGGTGGTCGTTCTCGATGAAGCCACCGCTTATGCCGGAACCGGTCGTGACCTGAACGCTCTCGACGCTGCTGTCGGCGCCGTCGTCGCGGGACGGACGTCCGTGATCGTCGCGCACCGGCTGACCCAGGCCCGGGACGCCGACCTGGTGGTCGTCCTCGACTCCGGCCGAATCGCCGAGTCGGGCACCCACGACGAGCTGGTGCGACGTAACGGACGTTATGCACGACTCTGGGACGCCTGGCGAACCTCGACACGCTGA